A part of Nostoc sp. HK-01 genomic DNA contains:
- a CDS encoding type III restriction enzyme res subunit, whose protein sequence is MFSLRDYQQDLVSKTFAAWNGGIRKVLLQLSTGGGKTIIFAAVASKMTAQSEGVLVVAHREELILQAAEKLAAVTKLQPGIIKAGYKPNDSLIQVASIQTLSRRETYPKAQLVIIDEAHHSSANSYRKLLDAYPEALILGLTATPRREDGYGLRDVFDHLISSISTKELIALGHLTDYKLIAGFKYSRHKVPLKRDFTRKELEEVASDYKPSEVLKQWQNFSAHQKTVIFAVNVKHSQDITQAFCANGITCEHLDGETSNIERKEILDRFRSGQTQVISNCAILTEGFDCPDSSAAVIARPTSSVTLWLQMIGRVLRPAPGKEYATILDMTDNWYRLGRPCDNRKWSLDPVSCDPDTQGARCCPHCHHVFKPMPALIRTKEYFNCQKAEFVIQYEADCPNCSKSFKWVLEESSVTGNDGEVVIVADSDIEFKEVPPEVRPSLLTSVIEAKKRKFRNQERKLIFYSATIRSWFLNCPEVNLTELIYATELLDCPPQTFESSIESLVYKIRNTQEWTDVTQIMSNRPDNVKKVIWSKLSHEEKDRFKIMKVNYEKEMNEIQEWLTEENLVLVAEYLSACQDVEMISSLCQIYKKPVIQAAIDRISDDKRYQINQWITQLYKVS, encoded by the coding sequence ATGTTCAGTCTGCGCGATTACCAACAAGATTTAGTTTCCAAAACTTTTGCGGCTTGGAATGGTGGAATTAGAAAGGTACTACTGCAACTAAGCACGGGTGGTGGCAAGACAATTATCTTTGCCGCCGTAGCATCTAAGATGACTGCTCAAAGTGAAGGTGTCTTGGTAGTTGCTCATAGAGAAGAGTTAATTCTCCAGGCGGCCGAGAAACTAGCGGCGGTGACAAAATTACAACCAGGAATTATTAAAGCTGGATACAAGCCGAATGATTCATTAATTCAAGTAGCTAGTATTCAAACTCTTTCACGACGAGAAACCTACCCGAAGGCGCAGCTTGTCATCATTGATGAAGCTCATCATTCTAGTGCTAACAGTTACCGCAAATTATTAGATGCTTACCCAGAAGCACTGATTTTAGGGTTAACTGCCACACCCAGACGTGAAGACGGCTATGGATTGCGAGATGTTTTTGACCACCTGATCAGCTCGATTTCTACTAAGGAATTAATTGCTTTAGGCCACTTAACAGATTACAAATTAATTGCTGGCTTTAAATATTCTCGACACAAAGTTCCGCTAAAACGCGACTTTACGCGTAAAGAATTAGAGGAAGTTGCTTCTGACTACAAGCCATCTGAGGTATTGAAGCAGTGGCAGAATTTTTCCGCCCATCAAAAGACAGTAATTTTTGCCGTCAACGTCAAGCACTCTCAAGATATTACACAAGCTTTCTGCGCCAATGGAATCACTTGTGAGCATCTTGATGGCGAAACGAGTAACATTGAACGTAAAGAAATTTTAGATAGATTTCGTAGCGGTCAAACACAGGTTATCAGTAATTGTGCAATTTTAACTGAGGGATTTGATTGTCCTGATTCCAGTGCCGCCGTCATTGCTCGACCGACTAGCAGTGTTACTCTCTGGCTGCAAATGATTGGCCGAGTCTTGCGTCCTGCACCGGGTAAAGAATATGCAACTATCTTAGACATGACTGATAACTGGTATCGGCTAGGTCGTCCATGTGACAACCGAAAATGGAGTCTTGATCCAGTATCCTGTGACCCTGATACCCAAGGAGCAAGATGTTGTCCTCACTGCCATCATGTCTTTAAACCAATGCCTGCCTTGATTCGGACAAAAGAATACTTTAATTGTCAAAAAGCCGAATTTGTCATCCAGTATGAAGCAGATTGCCCCAATTGCAGTAAATCTTTTAAATGGGTCTTAGAAGAATCCTCGGTTACAGGAAATGATGGTGAAGTGGTAATTGTTGCTGACTCTGATATTGAGTTTAAAGAAGTTCCACCCGAAGTGCGTCCATCTTTATTAACCTCAGTTATTGAGGCTAAAAAGCGTAAGTTTAGAAATCAGGAAAGGAAACTAATTTTTTATAGTGCGACAATTAGAAGCTGGTTTTTAAATTGCCCTGAAGTCAATTTAACCGAACTAATTTATGCTACTGAATTACTTGATTGCCCACCACAAACATTTGAATCTAGCATAGAATCTTTAGTTTATAAAATTCGCAATACTCAAGAATGGACAGATGTAACCCAAATCATGTCTAATCGTCCTGATAACGTAAAAAAAGTTATTTGGAGTAAATTATCTCATGAGGAGAAAGACAGATTTAAAATAATGAAAGTCAATTATGAAAAGGAAATGAATGAAATTCAGGAATGGTTGACAGAAGAAAACTTAGTATTAGTAGCAGAGTATTTATCAGCTTGCCAAGACGTTGAGATGATTTCTTCTTTATGCCAAATCTATAAAAAACCAGTTATTCAAGCAGCCATTGACCGGATATCCGACGATAAACGTTACCAAATTAATCAATGGATTACACAGTTATACAAAGTCAGCTAG
- a CDS encoding DNA-3-methyladenine glycosylase II, with product MNYSTAIQTLKNSDPILANLIDIVGDYKLHQTQQTGDLLFSLSRAILYQQLSTKAAAVIHNRFLQLYSENLPTALDILNTPDDVLRGAGISRPKVLYLKDLAEKVLDGLPSLEELQTMDDEKIIEILTPIKGIGLWTVQMLLMFRLHRLDILPVDDLGIRAAICRLYGLAELPKKKTVQEIGQMWKPYRTIACWYLWRSLELKDN from the coding sequence ATGAATTACTCAACCGCGATTCAAACGCTCAAAAATTCAGATCCAATCTTGGCAAATTTAATAGACATAGTGGGAGATTACAAACTACATCAAACGCAACAAACGGGAGATTTACTGTTTTCGCTGTCACGGGCAATTCTTTATCAACAATTATCTACTAAAGCTGCTGCTGTTATCCATAATAGATTTTTGCAGCTTTATTCTGAAAACTTGCCAACAGCTTTAGATATCCTCAATACACCAGACGATGTTTTAAGAGGTGCTGGTATTTCACGTCCTAAAGTTTTATATCTGAAAGATTTAGCTGAGAAGGTTTTGGATGGATTGCCTAGCTTGGAAGAATTGCAAACAATGGATGATGAGAAGATTATTGAAATTCTAACCCCAATTAAAGGCATCGGACTTTGGACAGTTCAAATGTTATTGATGTTTCGTCTACATCGATTGGATATTTTACCTGTAGATGATTTAGGTATTCGTGCTGCCATTTGCAGGCTGTATGGTTTAGCAGAACTACCTAAGAAAAAAACTGTCCAAGAAATAGGACAAATGTGGAAACCTTACCGTACTATTGCTTGTTGGTATCTGTGGCGAAGTTTAGAACTAAAAGATAACTAA
- a CDS encoding putative methyltransferase, whose protein sequence is MRFYSQVIFPRLLDWSLSDPVLAKYRQELLADVTGEVLEIGFGTGLNLLYYPSRIRKITTVDVNPGMNALANKRISNSDITVEQLLLSSENLPMADNTFDSVISTWTLCSIANVQQAIQEIYRVLKPGGRFFFLEHGLSEKPNVQVWQHRLTPFQKVIADGCHLNRDIQKLVEQYFDRVELHQFTPDNLPDLVAHLYQGVATK, encoded by the coding sequence ATGAGGTTTTATTCGCAAGTTATTTTCCCGCGTCTTCTCGACTGGAGTTTGTCAGATCCAGTCTTAGCTAAATATCGTCAAGAATTACTAGCTGATGTAACAGGAGAAGTTCTGGAAATTGGGTTTGGAACTGGGTTAAATTTGCTGTACTATCCTTCTAGAATTCGCAAAATCACTACAGTTGATGTAAATCCTGGAATGAATGCTTTAGCAAACAAGCGGATCAGTAACTCTGACATCACAGTTGAGCAACTCCTGCTCTCAAGTGAAAATTTACCGATGGCAGATAATACATTTGATAGCGTGATCAGTACTTGGACTTTATGCAGTATTGCAAATGTGCAACAAGCAATTCAAGAAATTTATCGGGTACTAAAACCGGGTGGTAGATTCTTTTTCTTGGAACATGGGTTAAGTGAAAAGCCTAATGTACAAGTATGGCAGCATCGGCTCACACCCTTTCAGAAAGTCATAGCTGATGGATGTCACCTAAATCGAGATATTCAAAAATTAGTAGAACAGTATTTTGACCGTGTAGAGCTACATCAATTCACACCTGATAATTTGCCAGATTTGGTGGCTCATCTCTATCAAGGAGTTGCAACTAAATAA